The genomic DNA AAGCGACGAACGCGATCGGTCCGGTGCCCGCCGTCGCGAACGCGAGCAGCGCGACGGCGCCGATGATGAACATCAGCCGCGTCACGGTCACCCGTACGCCGAGGCCGGAGGCCGAGTCGTCGCCGAGCTGCAGCATCCCGAGCGCCTGCGCCTGGCTGAACAGGAACGGCAGGATCACGATGCTGGCGATCGCGAGCGGGATGACGTCGTCCCACGCGGCGTTGTTCAGACTGCCGGTGATCCAGCGCATCGCCATCTGGATGTCCCATTCGGCGGCACGCGAGAGCACGTACGACACGACGCTCTGCAGCATCGCGGCGACACCGATTCCGATCAGGATCAGACGGATGCCGGAGAAGCCGCCCTTGTTCGAGAGCAGGTAGATCGCGATCGCGGTGATCAGCGCTCCGCCCAGTGCCATCGCCGAGACGGCGGGGCCGCTCAGCCCGAGCACGACGATGCCGACGACGGCCGCGGCGCTCGCACCCTCGGTGATGCCGATGATGTCGGGCGAGGCGAGAGGGTTGCGCAGCAGCGTCTGGAAGGTGACACCGGCGATCCCGAAGGCGAATCCGGCGAGGATCGCGAGCGCCGTGCGCGGCAGG from Microbacterium profundi includes the following:
- a CDS encoding FecCD family ABC transporter permease, which gives rise to MQGPAAIMAGRRARHRRHAVATIVLGLLLFALAAVALMFGNSFYTPGEIIRVILGETVPGASFTVGELRLPRTALAILAGFAFGIAGVTFQTLLRNPLASPDIIGITEGASAAAVVGIVVLGLSGPAVSAMALGGALITAIAIYLLSNKGGFSGIRLILIGIGVAAMLQSVVSYVLSRAAEWDIQMAMRWITGSLNNAAWDDVIPLAIASIVILPFLFSQAQALGMLQLGDDSASGLGVRVTVTRLMFIIGAVALLAFATAGTGPIAFVAFMAGPIAARITGPGANLLLPSAFVGAVLVLGGDLIGQFAFDARYPVGVITGVLGAPYLIYLLIRTNRSGGSL